The following proteins are encoded in a genomic region of Micrococcaceae bacterium Sec5.8:
- a CDS encoding type II toxin-antitoxin system PemK/MazF family toxin: protein MAWNLRSIGNAVRGALRLLEGRPGSMPGSSGKARPSTPKPARGRPGGKLPGTKPGGRPSAGHAAAGLTGTYPGDFRGTATITYAPSPNGLPEPGEVVWTWVPYEEDYSQGKDRPVLLVGTSGRYLLALMLTSKDHDGDPRRTGDYVDIGTGRWDSQGRPSEAKLDRILQINPRDVRREGAILDAKSFSVVAAALQARHGWR from the coding sequence ATGGCTTGGAACTTACGCTCAATTGGCAACGCAGTCCGCGGCGCTCTGCGCCTGCTCGAAGGACGCCCCGGCTCGATGCCCGGCAGCTCCGGCAAAGCCCGGCCGTCCACACCGAAGCCCGCCCGGGGCCGTCCGGGCGGGAAACTGCCTGGCACTAAACCGGGCGGACGCCCCAGTGCGGGGCATGCCGCCGCCGGCCTGACCGGCACGTATCCCGGCGACTTCCGTGGAACGGCGACGATTACCTACGCCCCCTCCCCCAACGGCCTGCCCGAGCCAGGTGAGGTCGTTTGGACCTGGGTACCGTACGAAGAGGACTATTCCCAGGGCAAGGACCGCCCGGTACTGCTGGTGGGCACCAGCGGCCGGTATCTGCTGGCCCTCATGCTGACCAGCAAGGACCACGACGGCGATCCGCGCCGGACCGGCGACTATGTCGACATTGGCACCGGCCGCTGGGACTCGCAGGGGCGCCCCAGCGAAGCGAAACTGGACCGGATCCTGCAGATCAATCCGCGTGATGTCCGGCGTGAAGGGGCCATCCTCGATGCCAAGAGCTTCAGTGTTGTGGCCGCGGCCCTGCAGGCCCGCCACGGGTGGCGCTAA
- the holA gene encoding DNA polymerase III subunit delta → MAAAQTPRARPAAANTATWRDVTPAAVVLVGGPEDYLGSRAMDRIRAQVRAAAPDVEVTRLNAGSYEPGSLAMNVSPSLFGEQKLIEVEGLEGMNDAFLADGLKYLTGPEPDAVLVFRHSGGVRGKKLLDAIKAGGWPVVDCQPLKKDADKIAFVTTEFRAASRRIEPDAVHALVNAVGASLAELAAACSQLIADAATGVDAAMVDRYYGGRVEASAFKVADAAMAGNAPLALSTLRHALDTGADPVPLVAALAAKLRTLAKVAGAQGSSSQIAKQLGMQPWLVEQAQREVRRWTPEGLVRSIQVTAEADAQVKGLSRDPVYAVEHAVTVIATSVRR, encoded by the coding sequence GTGGCTGCTGCCCAGACCCCACGCGCCCGGCCCGCGGCGGCGAATACCGCCACCTGGCGGGATGTGACCCCGGCCGCCGTCGTGCTGGTCGGCGGGCCGGAAGACTATTTGGGATCCCGCGCCATGGATCGCATCAGGGCACAGGTCCGTGCCGCAGCCCCGGACGTCGAAGTAACACGGCTCAACGCCGGCAGCTACGAGCCGGGTTCCCTCGCCATGAATGTCAGCCCGTCCCTGTTCGGCGAGCAAAAGCTCATCGAAGTGGAAGGCCTCGAGGGTATGAACGATGCGTTCCTGGCCGACGGGCTGAAGTATCTCACCGGTCCCGAGCCGGACGCTGTGCTGGTCTTCCGCCACAGCGGGGGCGTGCGCGGTAAGAAGCTGCTGGACGCCATCAAAGCCGGCGGCTGGCCGGTGGTGGACTGCCAGCCGCTGAAGAAGGATGCCGACAAGATAGCGTTCGTGACGACCGAGTTCAGGGCCGCATCGCGGCGCATCGAGCCGGATGCCGTGCACGCCCTCGTCAACGCCGTCGGCGCAAGCCTGGCTGAACTTGCCGCCGCCTGCAGCCAACTCATCGCCGATGCCGCCACCGGCGTGGACGCCGCCATGGTGGACCGGTATTACGGGGGCAGGGTCGAAGCCTCGGCTTTCAAGGTAGCCGATGCCGCGATGGCCGGGAACGCCCCGCTGGCACTGTCCACCCTGCGCCACGCCCTCGATACGGGCGCGGACCCGGTTCCTCTCGTCGCGGCGCTGGCCGCGAAGCTCCGCACCCTCGCCAAGGTCGCCGGCGCCCAGGGCTCCTCGTCCCAGATTGCCAAGCAACTCGGCATGCAGCCCTGGCTGGTGGAACAGGCGCAGCGGGAGGTGCGGCGCTGGACTCCCGAGGGCCTGGTCCGGTCCATTCAGGTGACCGCCGAGGCGGACGCCCAGGTCAAGGGCCTCTCCCGGGACCCGGTTTACGCCGTCGAACATGCCGTCACGGTGATTGCGACGTCGGTGCGCCGCTGA
- a CDS encoding helix-hairpin-helix domain-containing protein, protein MSSPPATGRIIVHVAGAVVRAGVVELPPGSRLHEAIAAAGGGSPDADPGQLNLAAVLEDGQKILVPRQGETVPNGTAPAGDAAAGGGPASGARPTAAGKINLNTASVEELATLPRVGPVLAQRIVDWRGQHGRFQRVEELDAVDGVGEKMLAALLPLVRV, encoded by the coding sequence ATGTCATCGCCGCCCGCCACGGGAAGGATCATCGTGCACGTGGCCGGTGCCGTGGTCCGGGCCGGCGTCGTGGAATTACCGCCGGGGAGCCGGCTGCACGAGGCCATCGCTGCGGCGGGAGGTGGTTCCCCGGATGCCGATCCGGGCCAGCTCAATCTCGCGGCCGTCCTCGAGGACGGACAGAAAATCCTGGTGCCGCGGCAGGGCGAAACTGTTCCGAACGGAACCGCTCCGGCCGGTGATGCGGCCGCTGGAGGCGGACCGGCGTCCGGTGCCCGCCCGACCGCTGCCGGGAAGATTAACCTGAACACCGCCAGCGTGGAGGAACTGGCCACCCTGCCGCGCGTCGGGCCGGTGCTGGCCCAGCGGATTGTGGACTGGCGCGGCCAGCACGGTCGTTTCCAGCGGGTGGAAGAACTGGACGCCGTGGACGGTGTCGGCGAGAAGATGCTCGCAGCCCTGTTGCCGCTGGTCCGGGTCTGA
- the rpsT gene encoding 30S ribosomal protein S20, which translates to MANIKSQKKRILTNEKARLRNNAVKSELKTAIRAVNTAVESTDKDAAATALLSASRKLDKAVSKGVLHKNNAANRKSAISKKVNAL; encoded by the coding sequence GTGGCTAATATTAAGTCCCAGAAGAAGCGCATCCTCACCAACGAGAAGGCCCGCCTGCGTAACAACGCAGTCAAGTCCGAGCTGAAGACGGCCATCCGCGCCGTCAACACCGCCGTTGAGTCCACCGACAAGGATGCTGCGGCTACCGCACTGCTTTCCGCCAGCCGCAAGCTGGACAAGGCTGTCAGCAAGGGTGTTCTGCACAAGAACAACGCTGCCAACCGCAAGTCGGCCATCTCCAAGAAGGTCAACGCGCTCTAA
- a CDS encoding ComEC/Rec2 family competence protein, which translates to MALLLAAATAGHAAAESAAGNEEAVSAAAAGGHTVAVEVEVSGAPRRLTAPGRSGLSDRWAVPATMIEMTFDAHRVRAPARLLVLGGADWEHVNPGVRIRTTGKLKPPGPGQAEAAVLSASSVPLAIGQPGPWQHGPLELRRRFSAAAGQYAGDARGLLPGMVTGDTSSVDPDLDTAMKTVGMTHLTAVSGANCSIILGAFLLGARSLRFNRAVTAVLCLGGLGLFVLMVGPDASVLRAALMGAIGLVALAGGRPGRGLSLLCLAVAGLVLAQPALAISFGFLLSVLATLGIVITGRAILGWFPERVPRWAAAGVAVPLSAQTFCGPVIVLLQPQFSAYALPANIAAAVLVAPVTLLGTAAVPLAALAPALAAVPLAVAAAFANGVGGIARFFAGLPGAVLPWPAGAVGVATMTLFSAAALGACWLGCHPARTVGLARAAHERAVALLDRMLPPHPGGTTLCGHRSGLVHRPGRGRLRTCKQPSGRKPQWLLPRPHAPGPRRRIPPPGGM; encoded by the coding sequence GTGGCGTTGCTTCTCGCCGCGGCGACGGCCGGGCATGCCGCCGCCGAATCCGCCGCGGGGAACGAGGAGGCCGTGTCCGCTGCCGCCGCCGGAGGCCACACCGTGGCAGTGGAGGTGGAGGTCTCGGGGGCGCCGCGGCGGCTCACGGCTCCCGGACGTTCCGGGCTATCGGACCGCTGGGCCGTGCCTGCCACCATGATCGAAATGACCTTCGACGCCCACCGGGTACGCGCGCCTGCCCGGTTGCTGGTGCTGGGAGGCGCCGACTGGGAGCATGTCAACCCCGGTGTCCGGATCCGGACCACCGGCAAGCTCAAACCCCCCGGACCCGGCCAGGCTGAAGCGGCGGTCCTCTCGGCAAGTTCCGTGCCGCTCGCGATCGGTCAGCCCGGGCCCTGGCAGCACGGCCCACTGGAGCTCCGGAGACGGTTCTCCGCTGCCGCCGGGCAGTACGCGGGAGATGCCCGCGGGCTCCTTCCGGGCATGGTCACCGGTGACACCAGCTCCGTAGATCCGGACCTTGACACTGCCATGAAGACGGTCGGAATGACCCACCTGACGGCAGTCAGCGGCGCAAACTGCAGCATCATTCTGGGTGCCTTTCTGCTGGGCGCGCGCAGCCTGCGGTTCAATCGTGCAGTGACCGCGGTCCTGTGCCTGGGCGGGCTGGGCCTGTTCGTCCTGATGGTTGGCCCGGACGCCAGCGTGCTGCGCGCCGCGCTGATGGGCGCTATTGGCCTCGTGGCCCTGGCCGGAGGCCGGCCTGGACGGGGGCTGAGCCTCTTGTGCCTCGCAGTGGCAGGACTTGTGCTGGCGCAACCGGCGTTGGCCATCAGCTTCGGGTTCCTGCTCTCTGTCCTTGCAACGCTCGGCATCGTGATAACAGGCAGGGCAATTCTGGGCTGGTTTCCGGAGCGGGTGCCGCGGTGGGCGGCGGCCGGAGTAGCGGTTCCGCTCTCTGCACAGACTTTCTGCGGCCCCGTGATCGTCTTGCTGCAGCCGCAATTTTCGGCCTATGCCCTGCCCGCCAACATTGCTGCTGCTGTCCTTGTCGCCCCTGTGACGTTGCTGGGAACGGCGGCTGTGCCGCTGGCCGCTCTGGCCCCTGCCCTCGCTGCAGTGCCGCTGGCCGTCGCGGCCGCCTTCGCCAACGGGGTGGGCGGAATCGCACGCTTCTTCGCCGGCCTGCCCGGCGCTGTCCTGCCCTGGCCGGCAGGCGCCGTCGGCGTGGCCACGATGACGCTCTTCTCCGCTGCCGCCCTCGGCGCCTGCTGGCTGGGCTGCCACCCTGCCCGGACGGTGGGGCTGGCCCGTGCCGCCCATGAACGGGCTGTGGCGCTGCTCGACCGGATGCTGCCTCCCCACCCTGGCGGAACAACCCTGTGTGGGCACCGCTCCGGCTTGGTGCACCGTCCAGGCCGTGGCAGGCTTAGAACCTGCAAACAACCTTCCGGGAGGAAACCTCAGTGGCTGCTGCCCAGACCCCACGCGCCCGGCCCGCGGCGGCGAATACCGCCACCTGGCGGGATGTGA